The Mesorhizobium loti genome includes a region encoding these proteins:
- a CDS encoding AMP-binding protein: MPVNLDELKNATNLRGRGARNGGTFVAPVDGKAHVSGERGVPLLNKTIPALFSDTASKYATQDAAVFVDQDKRFTWSELSDTVDALAAGFLALGLEKGDRVGIWSPNRWEWLVTQFATARIGLILVNINPAYRLTELEYALNKVGCKALVTAAKFKTSDYLGMIETLAPEIAKATPGKLKAQKLPDLKIVIRMGDENSPGMFNFGDVLAMAGRDEHDSLDRISEGLKPGDAINIQFTSGTTGAPKGATLTHNNIVNNGNFVTSAIKLTVDDRLCIPVPLYHCFGMSMGTMGCVSKGATMVFPGEGFDPGATLKAVAQERCTGLYGVPTMFVALLDHPDFQSFDLTSLRTGIMAGSPCPIEVMKKVVSLMHMEQVTIAYGMTETSPVSFQSGVDDPLEKRVSTVGRIHPHVEVKAVDADGATVAVGAPGELCTRGYSVMKGYWDDEEKTREAIDTDGWMHTGDLATIDAEGYCNIVGRVKDMVIRGGENVYPREVEEFLYRHPKVREVQVFGIPDAKYGEELCAWIVLKPGQIATEQEIKNFCAGQIAHYKIPRHIRFRSELPMTVTGKPQKFLMREAMVEELGLVTQKTA; this comes from the coding sequence ATGCCAGTCAATCTCGACGAGCTGAAGAACGCCACCAATCTGCGCGGACGCGGAGCGCGCAATGGCGGCACCTTCGTGGCACCCGTCGACGGCAAGGCGCATGTCTCAGGCGAGCGCGGCGTGCCGCTGCTCAACAAGACAATTCCCGCGCTGTTTTCCGACACAGCCAGCAAATATGCCACGCAAGACGCCGCCGTCTTCGTCGACCAAGACAAGCGCTTCACCTGGAGCGAACTGTCGGACACCGTCGACGCTCTGGCCGCCGGCTTCCTGGCACTGGGCCTCGAAAAAGGCGACCGCGTCGGCATCTGGTCGCCCAACCGCTGGGAATGGCTGGTGACGCAATTCGCCACCGCCCGCATCGGCCTGATCCTGGTCAACATCAACCCCGCCTACCGGCTGACCGAACTCGAATACGCTTTGAACAAGGTCGGCTGCAAGGCGTTGGTCACGGCGGCCAAATTCAAGACCTCCGATTATCTCGGCATGATCGAGACGCTGGCGCCGGAGATTGCGAAGGCCACGCCGGGCAAGCTCAAGGCGCAAAAACTGCCTGATCTGAAGATCGTCATCCGCATGGGTGACGAAAACTCGCCCGGCATGTTCAATTTCGGTGATGTGCTGGCCATGGCCGGCCGCGACGAGCATGACAGCCTCGACCGCATTTCCGAGGGGTTGAAGCCCGGCGACGCCATCAACATCCAGTTCACCTCAGGCACCACGGGCGCGCCCAAGGGCGCGACGCTGACCCACAACAACATCGTCAACAACGGCAATTTCGTCACCTCGGCGATCAAACTGACCGTCGACGACCGGCTCTGCATCCCGGTGCCGCTCTATCACTGCTTCGGCATGTCGATGGGCACGATGGGCTGCGTGTCGAAGGGCGCCACCATGGTATTCCCGGGCGAGGGGTTCGACCCCGGCGCCACGCTGAAGGCGGTGGCGCAGGAGCGCTGCACCGGTCTCTATGGCGTGCCGACCATGTTCGTAGCCCTGCTCGATCATCCGGACTTCCAGTCTTTCGATCTCACCAGCCTGCGCACCGGCATCATGGCCGGCTCGCCCTGCCCGATCGAGGTGATGAAGAAGGTGGTGTCGCTGATGCATATGGAACAGGTGACCATCGCCTATGGCATGACCGAGACCAGCCCGGTCTCGTTCCAGAGCGGCGTCGACGACCCGCTGGAAAAGCGCGTCTCGACGGTCGGGCGCATCCACCCGCATGTCGAGGTCAAGGCGGTCGATGCCGATGGCGCCACCGTCGCCGTCGGCGCGCCGGGTGAGCTCTGCACCCGCGGCTATTCGGTGATGAAGGGCTACTGGGACGACGAGGAGAAGACCCGCGAGGCGATAGACACCGACGGCTGGATGCACACCGGCGACCTCGCCACCATCGATGCCGAGGGCTATTGCAACATCGTCGGTCGGGTCAAGGACATGGTCATTCGCGGCGGCGAGAACGTCTATCCCAGAGAGGTCGAGGAATTCCTCTACCGCCATCCCAAGGTCAGGGAAGTGCAGGTGTTCGGCATTCCCGACGCCAAATACGGCGAGGAACTCTGCGCCTGGATCGTTCTCAAGCCCGGCCAGATCGCCACCGAGCAGGAGATCAAGAACTTCTGCGCCGGCCAGATCGCCCACTACAAGATCCCCCGCCACATCCGCTTCCGCAGCGAATTGCCGATGACGGTGACCGGCAAGCCGCAGAAGTTCTTGATGCGCGAGGCGATGGTGGAGGAGTTGGGACTGGTGACGCAGAAGACGGCTTGA
- a CDS encoding ATP phosphoribosyltransferase yields MITLAVPSKGRLKEQALEVLAKAGFAVSLPGDERKYHARVEGLDNVEVVFLSASEIAGEIGQGAVDLGITGEDLVRENLADWETRAEIIAHLGFGHADVVVAVPDIWLDVDTMADLDDVAADFRQRHGRRLRIATKYWRLTQQFFSQKHGIQVYRIVESLGATEGAPAAGLADVIVDITTSGSTLRANHLKVLGDGLVLRSQACLVASRKDRSAADEALVRDIAAKMASIIA; encoded by the coding sequence ATGATCACGCTGGCGGTTCCGTCGAAAGGCCGGCTGAAGGAACAGGCGCTGGAAGTGCTGGCCAAGGCCGGGTTCGCCGTCAGCCTGCCCGGCGACGAGCGCAAGTACCACGCCCGCGTCGAAGGCCTGGACAATGTCGAAGTGGTGTTCCTGTCGGCTTCCGAGATTGCTGGCGAGATCGGCCAGGGTGCGGTCGATCTCGGCATCACCGGCGAAGACCTGGTGCGCGAGAACCTCGCCGACTGGGAAACGCGCGCTGAAATCATTGCCCATCTCGGCTTCGGCCATGCCGATGTCGTGGTGGCCGTGCCCGACATCTGGCTCGATGTCGACACCATGGCCGATCTCGACGACGTCGCCGCCGATTTTCGCCAGCGCCATGGCCGGCGGCTGCGCATTGCCACCAAATACTGGCGGCTGACCCAGCAATTCTTCTCGCAGAAGCATGGCATCCAGGTCTATCGCATCGTCGAAAGTCTCGGTGCCACCGAAGGCGCGCCGGCGGCCGGGCTGGCCGATGTCATCGTCGACATCACCACGTCAGGCTCGACGCTGCGCGCCAATCATCTCAAGGTGCTGGGCGATGGCCTCGTCCTGCGCTCGCAGGCCTGTCTTGTGGCGTCGAGGAAAGATCGTTCCGCCGCGGATGAGGCGCTCGTGCGCGATATCGCTGCGAAGATGGCTTCCATAATCGCCTAA
- a CDS encoding ATP phosphoribosyltransferase regulatory subunit, which produces MTSRYPAISVDIINLFATRNTHAVEVAVLQPADPFLDMAGEDLRRRIFLTESETGQTLCLRPEFTIPVCLDHISSQAGTPRRYSYLGEVFRQHREGGNEFFQAGIEDLGDRDTAEADARSLADAHALLSLVLPGQALAITLGDQTIFEAVLAALGLPRGWRMRLARAFGSAPMLEVALADLANPPRNSQLSGPVAALVLDGDLDGLSAHIAGGMEEAGLSASAGRSPSDIARRLIEKAELRSVRLSNEAFSALKSFLAIDVPLDGAAQALATFATGAGLSLDTALEKFAARARAIETHGLPAGKIRYDAAFGRPLDYYTGLVFEIAADNGDRPLAGGGRYDRLLTLLGAKTPIPGVGFSVWLDRIEALRETAP; this is translated from the coding sequence TTGACCTCCCGCTACCCCGCAATATCAGTCGACATCATCAACCTCTTCGCCACCCGCAACACGCATGCGGTCGAGGTTGCCGTACTGCAGCCGGCCGACCCCTTCCTCGACATGGCCGGCGAGGATTTGCGCCGCCGCATCTTCCTCACCGAAAGCGAGACCGGCCAGACATTGTGCCTGCGGCCGGAATTCACCATTCCGGTCTGCCTTGATCACATAAGTTCGCAGGCCGGCACGCCGCGCCGCTATTCCTACCTCGGCGAGGTGTTTCGCCAGCACCGCGAAGGCGGCAATGAGTTCTTCCAGGCCGGCATCGAGGATCTCGGCGACCGCGATACGGCTGAAGCCGATGCTCGCTCGCTGGCCGACGCGCACGCGCTGCTGTCGCTGGTGCTGCCTGGTCAGGCACTGGCGATCACGCTCGGCGACCAGACCATTTTCGAGGCTGTGCTGGCCGCCCTTGGCCTGCCGCGCGGCTGGCGCATGCGCCTTGCCCGCGCCTTCGGCTCGGCACCGATGCTTGAGGTGGCACTCGCCGATCTTGCCAACCCGCCGCGCAACAGCCAGCTCTCCGGCCCGGTGGCCGCTCTCGTCCTTGACGGCGACCTGGACGGTCTTTCCGCCCACATCGCCGGCGGCATGGAAGAGGCGGGCCTGTCGGCCTCCGCCGGGCGTTCGCCATCCGATATTGCCCGGCGGCTGATCGAGAAAGCCGAATTGCGCAGCGTGCGGCTGTCGAACGAGGCTTTTTCCGCGCTGAAAAGTTTTCTGGCAATCGACGTTCCGCTTGATGGTGCGGCCCAGGCGCTGGCGACCTTCGCCACCGGTGCCGGGCTTTCGCTCGATACCGCGCTGGAGAAGTTCGCTGCCCGCGCCAGGGCGATCGAGACGCACGGCCTTCCGGCTGGAAAAATCCGCTACGACGCCGCCTTCGGCCGCCCGCTCGACTACTACACCGGCCTGGTTTTCGAAATCGCGGCCGACAATGGCGACCGGCCGCTGGCCGGTGGCGGCCGCTATGACCGGCTGCTGACCTTGCTCGGCGCGAAAACGCCGATCCCCGGCGTTGGCTTTTCCGTCTGGCTCGACCGTATCGAGGCATTGCGGGAGACGGCGCCATGA
- a CDS encoding histidine--tRNA ligase, whose protein sequence is MADKSEKTKARLPRGFADRSAEDIRAVEKMMATIRSVYELYGFEPADQPLIEYTDALGKFLPDQDRPNEGVFSFQDDDDQWLSLRYDLTAPTARFVAENYERLPKPYRSYRSGWVFRNEKPGPGRFRQFMQFDADTIGTPGVAADAEMAMMMADVMEALGIKRGDYVIRVNNRKVLDGVLEAIGLGGEENAGRRLTVLRAIDKLDKLGPEGVKLLLGPGRWDGGKEGEGDFAKGAGLNNGQAEAVLLATARTIQAGQDSMVNSNATYQEGVGELTTIEALVRAAGYGEDRIAMDRSVVRGLEYYTGPVFEAELLAEIPNEDGQIVRFGSVGGGGRYDGLVSRFRGEPVPATGFSIGVSRLMTALKNLGKLDSTDVIAPVVVLVMDRDTDSLGRYQKMVSELRAAGIRSEMYLGGAGMKAQLKYADRRGCPVAIIQGGDERAKGELQIKDLIEGARMSAEITDNAEWRAARPAQVTVAEGELVAEVRKILAAQAEERARGK, encoded by the coding sequence ATGGCCGACAAATCGGAAAAGACGAAAGCGCGACTGCCGCGCGGTTTTGCCGACCGCAGCGCTGAAGACATCCGCGCCGTCGAGAAGATGATGGCGACGATCCGCTCGGTCTATGAGCTTTACGGTTTCGAACCGGCCGACCAACCGCTGATCGAATACACCGATGCGCTCGGAAAATTCCTGCCCGACCAGGACCGGCCGAACGAAGGCGTCTTCTCCTTCCAGGATGACGACGACCAATGGCTGTCGCTGCGCTATGATTTGACCGCGCCGACGGCGCGCTTTGTCGCCGAGAATTACGAGCGCCTGCCCAAACCCTATCGCAGCTATCGCTCCGGCTGGGTGTTCCGCAACGAGAAGCCAGGCCCCGGCCGCTTCCGCCAGTTCATGCAGTTCGATGCCGACACGATCGGCACGCCGGGCGTGGCCGCCGACGCCGAGATGGCCATGATGATGGCCGACGTCATGGAAGCGCTCGGCATCAAGCGCGGCGACTACGTCATCCGCGTCAACAACCGCAAGGTTCTCGACGGCGTGCTGGAGGCGATCGGCCTTGGCGGCGAGGAGAATGCCGGCCGCCGGCTGACGGTGCTGCGGGCGATAGACAAGCTCGACAAGCTCGGGCCGGAAGGTGTGAAGCTTTTGCTCGGCCCGGGGCGCTGGGATGGCGGCAAGGAAGGCGAGGGCGACTTCGCCAAGGGCGCCGGGTTGAACAACGGGCAAGCCGAGGCGGTTCTTCTCGCGACAGCGAGGACCATACAGGCCGGCCAGGATTCCATGGTCAATTCGAACGCGACCTATCAGGAAGGCGTTGGAGAACTTACGACGATTGAAGCCCTGGTCCGGGCGGCAGGATATGGCGAGGACCGTATTGCCATGGACCGCTCGGTCGTGCGTGGCCTCGAATATTACACCGGCCCGGTCTTCGAGGCCGAGCTGCTGGCCGAGATCCCCAATGAGGACGGCCAGATCGTGCGTTTCGGCTCGGTCGGTGGCGGCGGCCGCTATGACGGACTGGTCTCGCGCTTTCGCGGCGAGCCGGTGCCGGCGACCGGCTTTTCCATAGGCGTCTCCCGGTTGATGACCGCACTGAAGAATCTTGGCAAGCTCGACAGCACGGACGTGATCGCGCCGGTCGTCGTGCTGGTGATGGACAGGGACACCGACAGCCTCGGCCGCTACCAGAAGATGGTGTCGGAACTGCGTGCCGCCGGCATCCGCTCGGAAATGTATCTCGGCGGCGCCGGCATGAAGGCGCAGCTCAAATATGCCGACCGGCGCGGCTGCCCGGTCGCCATCATCCAGGGCGGCGATGAACGCGCCAAGGGCGAGCTGCAGATCAAGGACCTGATCGAAGGCGCGCGCATGTCGGCCGAGATCACCGACAACGCCGAATGGCGCGCCGCCCGCCCGGCGCAGGTGACCGTGGCGGAGGGCGAGCTGGTCGCCGAGGTGAGGAAGATCCTGGCGGCGCAGGCTGAGGAGAGGGCGCGTGGCAAGTAG
- a CDS encoding DNA-3-methyladenine glycosylase I, with translation MDKENTGLLAGPDGVARCFWHGNLPDYLHYHDHEWGRPVADDRRLFEKICLEGFQSGLSWLTILRKRENFREAFANFEFDKVAAFTDKDVERLLGNAGIIRHRGKIVSTINNAKRAREMADEFGSLAAWFWKFEPGKDERPVIVDLVHLRANPTTAISVRISKELKKRGWSFVGPTTVYAFMQAMGLVNDHLEGCVCRKEVEKQRKAFKRPK, from the coding sequence ATGGACAAGGAAAACACCGGTCTGCTCGCCGGTCCCGACGGTGTCGCGCGCTGCTTCTGGCACGGCAATCTGCCCGACTATCTGCACTATCACGATCATGAATGGGGCCGGCCTGTCGCCGATGACCGCAGGCTGTTCGAAAAGATCTGCCTCGAAGGCTTTCAGTCGGGCCTGTCGTGGCTGACCATCCTGCGCAAGCGGGAGAATTTTCGCGAAGCCTTCGCCAATTTCGAATTCGACAAGGTCGCCGCTTTCACCGACAAGGATGTCGAGCGCCTGCTCGGCAATGCCGGCATCATCCGCCATCGCGGCAAGATCGTCTCGACCATCAACAACGCCAAGCGCGCCCGCGAGATGGCCGATGAGTTCGGCTCGCTGGCCGCCTGGTTCTGGAAGTTCGAACCCGGCAAGGACGAGCGGCCGGTGATCGTCGATCTCGTCCATCTGCGCGCCAACCCGACCACGGCGATCTCGGTGCGGATTTCGAAGGAGTTGAAGAAGCGCGGCTGGAGCTTCGTCGGGCCCACCACGGTCTACGCCTTCATGCAGGCGATGGGTCTGGTCAACGACCACCTCGAGGGCTGCGTCTGCCGCAAAGAGGTCGAGAAGCAGCGGAAGGCCTTCAAAAGGCCGAAGTAG